ATGCCGAGGCCGAGCAGCGACAGCGCCGCCAGCACGATCGCCATCGCCTGATCGATCGTCGGCGCCTGCCCGGCGAACCCGGCGGTGAATTGCGAGAACAGCGTCGAGCCGATGCCGATGATGACGGCCAGCACCAGCACCTTGATGCCGGACGAGATGACGTTGCCGAGCACCCGTTCGGCCATGAAGGCGGACTTGCCGAACAGGCCGAACGGGATCAGCACGAAGCCCGCCAGCGTCGTCAGCTTGAACTCGATCAGGGTGACGAAAAGCTGGATGGCGAGGATGAAGAAGGCGAGCAGCACCAGCGCCCAGGCGAACAGCAGGCAGGCGATCTGGATGAAGTTCTCGAAGAAGGAGATCCAGCCCATCAGGCCGGAGATGGATTCCAGCAACGGTCGCCCGGCGTCGAGACCGACCTGCGCCACTTTGCCGGGCCGCAGGAGATCGGCGGTCGTGAACCCGGTGCCCGACGCCTTCAGGCCGAGGCCGGCGAAGCTCTCGAAGACGATGCGGGCGAGGTTGTTCCAGTTGCCGATGATGTAGGCGAAGACGCCGACGAACAGGGTCTTCTTGATGAGGCGACCGATGATGTCGTCGTCGCCGCCCATCGACCAGAACAAAGCCGCCAGCGTCACGTCGATGACGATCAGCGTCGTGGCGATGAAGGCGACCTCGCCCGACAGCAGGCCGAAGCCTGAGTCGATGTAGCGGGTGAAGACGGCCAGGAACTGGTCGATGACGCCGGTGCCACCCATGGTCAGCGCTCCTCGGCCCGGAGCGGCGTGGCTGGCGCAGTCTGCTTGCTGACGGGATCGTCGCTAGTCGGCGCAGGCGACGTGGCCTGCGGGGTCGTGGACGGACGTTCCCGGTCGAGGCCCAAGAAACGGTCGCGGCTTTCGGCCCAGACGCGAAGGCATTCGGCGTCACGCGCACCGGCCTCGCCGAGCCGCTGGCACCGGCGCTGACCCTCGCGCAACGGATCGGGAGCGGCCGGCGCGGCGATGGCCGGCACCGGGTTTGGCGGCGTCTCGTCCGTGCGGGTCATCTCGATCGCCGTCGCGGTGACGGCGATCGAAACGAAGATGACCGCGCCGAGGCGCGCGAGGGTCCTGCCGTCCACGGTCGCGCCCTCAATTGCCGTTGTTGAACATCTGCGCGTTGCCGGGCTGGTAGCCCGTGCCCGGCGTCAGGAAGCGGCGGCGCTGTTCGCGGCCCTGTTCGGCGGCGGCCGCCCGCTCGGCCTCGGTCAACGCCTGCGCCCGGCCATTGGCGGCGACGACGGCGGTGAGATCGGCGAGCTGCTGGGCCTGAAGCGCCAGAAGCTGGTTGCCGGCCTGTGTCGCCTGGAGTGCGCCGGTCGCGGACTGGCTCGATCCGACAAGCGCCGACATCTGGGCGCGGTTGGTGTCGATGTTGCCGACGACGCCGGCCTGCACCTTCATCGCGTCCTGCAAGCCGCCGACGGTGTTCTGCCAGCGTGACCGGGCGTCGGTGACGAGCTGGCTGTCGGTGGCCGACATCGAGACGTTGCCGTATTGCTGCTGAAAGGCACGGTCGATCTGCTGGACGTTAAAAGCGATGCCCTGCGCCTGTGACAGAAGCTGCTGGGTCCGCTGGACGCTCTGCTGAAGCTGTTGCAGCGACGAATATGGCAGGCTGGCGAGGTTGCGCGCCTGGTTCATCAGCATCTGTGCTTCGTTCTGAAGCTGGGTGATCTGCTGATTGACCGACTGGAGCGTGCGCGCCGCCGTCAGGATGTTCTGGGCATAGTTCGACGGATCGAACACCACCCACTGCGCCGCAGCGGGCGTGGTGAACATCGGCGACAGCGCGAGCGGAACGGACAGAATGGATGCGGCGACAAACGCCGCCCGTGAACGACGAAGCATCATGATGGTGTCTCCATATTGGTGAGGTCGGGGATCAGGTCTGCCGCCCAGGCGACGCCGCGATGGCGCAGCCAGGCGGCGAGAAAACCGTCGCGGCCATGTTCCGCGACGATCCGGGCGATGTCGGTCTGGTCGGTCTTCGACGAGGCGGCGCAGAGCGCCAGCGCCACGTCGGACAGCCCCAGCTCGAACAGCCGGTTGCCGCGCCGCGACTGGCAGTAATAGTCGCGCTTCGGCGTGGCCCGCGCGAGGATCTCGATCTGGCGGTCGTTCAGGCCGAAGCGGCGATAGATCGCTGTGATCTGCGGCTCGATCGCGCGTTCGTTGGGGAGCAGAAGTCGGGTCTGGCAGCTTTCGATGATCGC
Above is a genomic segment from Sphingomonas sp. HMP6 containing:
- the trbJ gene encoding P-type conjugative transfer protein TrbJ, whose amino-acid sequence is MMLRRSRAAFVAASILSVPLALSPMFTTPAAAQWVVFDPSNYAQNILTAARTLQSVNQQITQLQNEAQMLMNQARNLASLPYSSLQQLQQSVQRTQQLLSQAQGIAFNVQQIDRAFQQQYGNVSMSATDSQLVTDARSRWQNTVGGLQDAMKVQAGVVGNIDTNRAQMSALVGSSQSATGALQATQAGNQLLALQAQQLADLTAVVAANGRAQALTEAERAAAAEQGREQRRRFLTPGTGYQPGNAQMFNNGN
- the trbK-alt gene encoding putative entry exclusion protein TrbK-alt gives rise to the protein MDGRTLARLGAVIFVSIAVTATAIEMTRTDETPPNPVPAIAAPAAPDPLREGQRRCQRLGEAGARDAECLRVWAESRDRFLGLDRERPSTTPQATSPAPTSDDPVSKQTAPATPLRAEER
- the trbL gene encoding P-type conjugative transfer protein TrbL, which translates into the protein MGGTGVIDQFLAVFTRYIDSGFGLLSGEVAFIATTLIVIDVTLAALFWSMGGDDDIIGRLIKKTLFVGVFAYIIGNWNNLARIVFESFAGLGLKASGTGFTTADLLRPGKVAQVGLDAGRPLLESISGLMGWISFFENFIQIACLLFAWALVLLAFFILAIQLFVTLIEFKLTTLAGFVLIPFGLFGKSAFMAERVLGNVISSGIKVLVLAVIIGIGSTLFSQFTAGFAGQAPTIDQAMAIVLAALSLLGLGIFGPGIANGLVSGGPQLGAGAAIGTGLAAGGMVAAGGAAIGAVASGGAALAAGAGAAARGGATLVGGASAAYSAGGASGVASTGASKAGAAIASPFKRAAASMKDSFQAGERALSGEAASAETAESPAASSSSANAGGPPAWAKRMKRGQQASHGIQAAAHAVKSGDSHGGGSSVNLSESDR